One Rissa tridactyla isolate bRisTri1 chromosome 1, bRisTri1.patW.cur.20221130, whole genome shotgun sequence DNA segment encodes these proteins:
- the SBF1 gene encoding LOW QUALITY PROTEIN: myotubularin-related protein 5 (The sequence of the model RefSeq protein was modified relative to this genomic sequence to represent the inferred CDS: deleted 2 bases in 1 codon), translating into MAAVGGERGRAGGAAAAGGGAVSGRWPPAMARLADYFVLVGYDPGKRGSGDGQGQILQRFPEKDWEDNPFPQGIELFCQPSGWQLFTERNPPTFFVAVLTDINSERHYCACFTFWEAVESAQPQSHPRNGEGAEEEEEPSSPVQPAQLFAPKSLVLVSRLDHAEVFRNSLGLIYTIYVDGLSVSLENVIGNLLTCTIPITGGAQRTISLGAGDRQVIQTPINDSLPVSSCSVALLFRQLGITNVLYLFCAALTEHKILFLSSSYQRLTDACRALLALMFPLKYSFTYVPILPAQLLEVLSTPTPFIIGVHSIFQSETQELLDVVIADLDGGTVNVPECVHISLLPEPLLQQTREALSMVLDPELEVADLAFPPSTISASSLKMQDKEIRAVFLRLFAQLLQGYRWCLHIIRIHPEPVIRFHKAAFLGQRGLTEDDFLTKVLEGMAFAGFVTERGAPYRSIDLFDELVAYEVKRMRAEEGNKQKILRHIKELAEKLYKNENPYPAVTMHKVQKPTEGCHLRLHQKPFPRLDEGTVQWIIDQATAKLQTAPPAVKAEKKCMVPSGPPIAAIMERNGNALANSARRLEVVRNCISYVFENKMLEAKKLFPAVLRAMKGRAARHCLTQELNLHVQQNRAVLDHQQFDFIIRMMNCCLQDCTAMDEHGIAAALLPLVTAFCRKLSPGITQFAYSCVQEHVVWTNIQFWEAMFYCDVQNHIRALYLDNNEENHVDEESTEGPQEAKSALEIASEQLRLWPTMSREKQQELIQKEESTVFSQAIHYANRMSYLLLPLDTSKNRLLRSSGLGDVESVSNSFVTNSIAGSVAESYDTESGFEDAESSDVANYVVRFINRFVDKVCTESGVTNEHLKGLHVMIPDIVQMHIETLDAVHRESKRLPPIQKPKLLRPNLLVGEECVMEGLRVCLMPDGREEAAGGNIGGPPLLPAEGAIFLTTYRIIFKGTPTDPLVGEQVVIRSFPIASLTKEKKFNIEAPMDQFIQEGLQLRSCTFQLLKIAFDEEVASDSAEVFRKHLHKLRYPQHVRGTFAFTVGQSPKQAMQPKAKEKNPSLRTLSKNLVKNAKKTIGRQYVTRKKYTPPTWEQRSSQHFPEDNEDEISVSEEMDRSTLTPTTTIRPSDKMTINHLVERACCRDYQRMGLGTLSSSLTRSKNEPFRISTVNRMYAICRSYPGLLIVPQSIQDNTIQRISRCYRQNRFPVVCWRNSRTKAVLLRSGGLHGKGVVGLFKSQNAPTAGPSQTDSTSLEQEKYLQAVINSMPHYADAGGRNTLSGFTSAHMSSSDFSDKRQPKLGSLMKQVMGGKDDGPGTISRGGLAHRARVITLSTPKCVSPKGRETPRGKWGSIRASGRMSSYALNMEIGSRLAGKDLLGAQHNGTPSEASFLRQHRASLYIIGDKSQLKGVKPDPLQHWEVVPIEVFDVRQVKASFKKLMKACVPGCHSPDTSVTYLRSLEESEWLSQIHKILQISVLVVELLDTGSSVLVSLEDGWDITTQVVSLVQLLSDPYYRTLEGFRLLVEKEWLSFGHRFSHRGAQTLAGQSSGFAPIFLQFLDCVHQIHLQFPMEFEFSQYYLKFLSYHYISNRFRTFLLDSDYERIELGLLYEEKGERKSQQVYKSIWDYIDRLNKKAPIFFNYMYAPEDGEVLRPYSNISNLKVWDYYTEETLSEGPSYDWELTQGQPEHMEEADRQDTSAPQTKRKIIWPCYDNRSRVEPDAISKLLEELHNLEMELGQIPERWKDTWDKVKASQRTEARQEGSRTPSSLLMSSGLSHHRRSLGVYLQESGVGSTLNLSLDSDTSSTSTPSSGKQGGRKSTSTLYSQFQMSESENRSYEGSLYKKGAFMKPWKSRWFVLDKTKHQLRYYDSRMDTECKGVIDLADVESITPGTPTMGAPKTVDEKAFFDLKTTKRVYNFCAQDVQLAQQWIDRIQSCLSDA; encoded by the exons GGAGTGGGGATGGACAGGGACAGATACTCCAGCGTTTCCCGGAGAAGGACTGGGAGGACAACCCCTTTCCCCAAGGCATCGAGCTG TTCTGCCAGCCCAGCGGCTGGCAGCTCTTCACCGAGAGGAACCCCCCCACCTTCTTCGTGGCCGTGCTGACCGACATCAACTCGGAGCGGCATTACTGCGCCTGCTTCACCTTCTGGGAGGCCGTCGAGAGCGCACAG cctcagagccaccccaGGAATGGtgagggggcggaggaggaagaggagccatCGTCTCCCGTTCAACCCGCGCAGCTCTTTGCTCCCAAAAGCCTGGTGCTGGTGTCGCGGCTGGACCATGCGGAGGTGTTCAGG AACAGCCTGGGTTTGATCTATACCATCTACGTGGACGGACTGAGCGTGTCCCTGGAGAACGTCATTGGGAACCTCCTGACGTGTACCATCCCCATCACCGGGGGAGCTCAG AGGACGATCTCTCTGggagcaggggacaggcaggtgaTCCAGACACCCATCAATGACTCGCTTCCCGTCAGCAGCTGCAGCGTGGCCCTGCTCTTCCGCCAGCTTG gCATCACCAACGTGCTGTATCTCTTCTGTGCAGCACTTACCGAACACAAGATCCTGTTTCTCTCCAGCAGTTACCAGAGGCTGACTGACGCCTGCCGGGCTCTCCTTGCGCTTATGTTCCCCCTCAAGTACAG CTTCACCTACGTGCCCATCTTGCCTGCACAGCTCCTTGAGGTACTGAGCACCCCGACGCCCTTCATTATCGGGGTCCACTCCATCTTCCAGTCGGAGACGCAGGAGCTG CTGGATGTTGTCATCGCAGACCTGGACGGGGGGACAGTGAATGTCCCCGAGTGTGTACATATCTCCCTGCTCCCCGAACCCCTGCTCCAGCAGACCCGGGAAGCCCTCTCCATG GTCTTGGACCCGGAGCTGGAGGTGGCAGATCTTGCATTCCCCCCTTCAACGATTTCCGCCTCTTCTCTCAAAATGCAG gATAAGGAGATCCGGGCTGTCTTCCTCCGCTTGTTTGCACAGCTGCTTCAGGGCTATCGCTGGTGTCTGCACATCATCCGCATCCATCCTGAGCCCGTCATCCGATTCCATAAG GCAGCCTTCCTTGGGCAGAGGGGGCTGACGGAGGACGACTTCCTCACCAAGGTGCTGGAGGGCATGGCGTTCGCTGGCTTCGTGACCGAGCGGGGGGCCCCGTACCGCTCCATCGACCTGTTCGATGAG CTTGTGGCTTACGAAGTGAAGCGCATGCGCGCAGAAGAGGGGAACAAGCAGAAAATACTGCGGCACATCAAGGAGCTGGCGGAGAAACTTTACAAAAAT GAGAACCCCTACCCCGCGGTGACCATGCACAAGGTGCAGAAGCCCACGGAAGGTTGTCACCTGCGCCTCCACCAGAAGCCTTTTCCCCGTCTGGATGAGGGGACGGTGCAGTGGATCATTGACCAGGCCACGGCCAAGCTGCAGACGGCTCCTCCTGCTgtgaaggcagagaagaaatGCATGGTGCCATCAGGACCCCCCATTG CTGCCATCATGGAGCGCAACGGCAACGCCCTGGCCAACAGCGCCCGTCGCCTGGAGGTGGTCAGAAACTGCATCTCCTACGTCTTTGAGAACAAGATGTTAGAAGCCAAAAAG TTGTTCCCTGCTGTGCTGCGCGCCATGAAGGGCCGAGCCGCCAGGCACTGCCTGACCCAGGAGCTGAACCTCCACGTGCAGCAGAACCGGGCGGTGCTGGATCACCAGCAGTTTGATTTCATCATCCGCATGATGAACTGCTGTTTGCAG GACTGCACTGCCATGGACGAGCACGGGATTGCAGCCGCGCTCTTGCCGCTGGTCACCGCTTTCTGCCGA aaACTGAGCCCGGGCATCACGCAGTTTGCCTACAGCTGTGTGCAGGAGCATGTGGTGTGGACCAACATCCAGTTCTGGGAGGCCATGTTCTACTGCGACGTGCAGAACCACATCCGAGCCTTGTACCTGGACAACAATGAGGAGAACCACGTGGATGAG GAGAGCACAGAAGGGCCCCAGGAGGCCAAGTCTGCCCTGGAGATAGCATCGGAGCAGCTGAGGCTCTGGCCCACCATGAGCcgagagaagcagcaggagctgatCCAGAAGGAGGAGAGCACTGTTTTCAGCCAGGCCATCCACTACGCCAACCGCATGAGCTACCTGCTGCTGCCCCTCGACACCAGCAAGAACCGCCTGCTACGCAGCTCCGGGCTGGGGGACGTGGAGAGTGTCAGCAACAGCTTCGTCACTAACAG CATCGCTGGCAGCGTGGCTGAGAGCTATGACACAGAAAGTGGATTTGAGGATGCAGAGAGTTCTGACGTGGCCAACTACGTGGTGCGATTCATCAACCGCTTTGTGGACAAAGTCTGCACGGAGAGTGGAGTCACCAACGAGCACCTCAAGGGGCTGCACGTCATGATCCCTG ATATTGTGCAGATGCACATAGAGACACTGGACGCCGTGCACAGGGAGAGCAAGAGGCTTCCTCCCATCCAGAAG CCGAAGCTGCTGCGCCCCAACCTGTTGGTGGGTGAGGAGTGTGTGATGGAAGGGCTCCGCGTGTGCCTCATGCCTGATGGACGGGAAGAAGCTGCTGGAGGGAATATTGGTGGTCCACCTCTCCTCCCCGCGGAAGGAGCCATCTTCCTCACCACCTACCGCATCATCTTCAAAGGCACTCCCACGGACCCGCTGG TGGGGGAGCAGGTGGTGATCCGATCCTTCCCCATTGCCTCGCTGACCAAAGAGAAGAAGTTCAATATCGAGGCCCCGATGGATCAGTTCATCCAGGAGGGCTTGCAGCTGCGCTCGTGCACATTCCAG TTGCTGAAGATTGCCTTCGATGAGGAGGTGGCTTCAGACAGTGCTGAGGTCTTCAGGAAGCACCTGCACAAGCTGCGTTACCCCCAGCACGTGCGTGGCACCTTCGCCTTCACTGTGGGCCAGTCACCCAAGCAAGCCATGCAGCCCAAGGCCAAGGAGAAGAACCCCTCGCTCAG GACACTCTCCAAAAACCTGGTGAAAAATGCCAAGAAAACAATTGGCCGCCAATACGTGACGCGAAAGAAATACACGCCGCCCACGTGGGAGCAGCGGAGCAGCCAGCACTTCCCAGAGGACAACGAGGATGAAATCTCAG TGTCTGAAGAGATGGACAGAAGCACTTtgacccccaccaccaccatcagaCCTTCGGACAAGATGACCATCAACCACTTGGTGGAGCGAGCCTGCTGCCGCGACTACCAGCggatggggctgggcaccctCAGCAGCAGCCTCACCCGCTCCAAGAATGAGCCCTTCCGCATCTCCACCGTCAACCGCATGTACGCCATTTGCCGCAG CTACCCCGGGCTGCTCATTGTGCCGCAGAGCATCCAGGACAACACCATCCAGCGCATCTCCCGCTGCTACCGCCAGAACCGCTTCCCCGTGGTGTGCTGGCGAAACTCCCGCACCAAGGCCGTGCTGTTGCGCTCGGGGGGGCTGCACGGCAAGGGCGTCGTGGGCCTCTTCAAGTCCCAGAACGCCCCCACCGCAG GCCCGTCGCAGACGGACTCCACCAGTTTGGAGCAGGAGAAGTACCTGCAGGCCGTGATCAACTCCATGCCACACTACGCCGACGCCGGCGGGCGCAACACGCTCAGTGGCTTCACCTCGGCGCACATGAGCAGCTCAG ATTTCTCCGACAAGAGACAGCCTAAGCTGGGATCGCTCATGAAGCAGGTGATGGGAGGGAAGGACGATGGGCCCGGTACTATTAGCCGCGGAG GGCTGGCTCACAGAGCTAGGGTCATCACTCTCTCCACCCCCAAGTGCGTGTCGCCGAAGGGCCGCGAGACGCCCCGAG gcaAGTGGGGCAGCATCCGAGCCAGTGGGCGCATGAGCAGCTACGCCCTGAACATGGAGATCGGGTCGCGCCTGGCTGGGAAGGACCTGCTGGGTGCCCAGCACAACGGCACCCCCTCGGAGGCCAGCTTCCTGCGCCAGCACCGCGCCTCGCTCTACATCATCGGGGACAAGTCACAGCTGAAG GGGGTGAAACCGGACCCGCTGCAGCACTGGGAGGTGGTGCCCATCGAGGTGTTCGATGTGCGGCAGGTGAAGGCCAGCTTCAAGAAGCTGATGAAGGCTTGCGTGCCCGGCTGCCACtctcctgacaccagtgtcaCCTACTTGCGGTCCCTGGAGGAGTCCGAGTGGCTGTCCCAG ATCCATAAGATCCTGCAGATTTCGGTGTTGGTGGTGGAGCTCCTGGACACGGGCTCCTCTGTGCTGGTCAGCCTGGAGGACGGCTGGGACATCACCACGCAG gtgGTCTCCTTGGTGCAGCTGCTCTCGGACCCCTACTACCGCACGCTGGAGGGCTTCCGCCTGCTGGTGGAGAAGGAGTGGCTGTCCTTCGGGCACCGCTTCAGCCACCGCGGGGCCCAGACCCTGGCCGGCCAGAGCAGCGGTTTTGCCCCCATCTTCCTGCAGTTCCTGGACTGCGTACATCAG ATCCACCTGCAGTTCCCCATGGAGTTCGAGTTCAGCCAGTACTACCTGAAGTTCCTCAGCTACCACTACATTTCCAACCGTTTCCGGACGTTCCTGCTGGACTCCGACTACGAGCGCATCGAGCTGG GCCTCCTTTACGAGGAGAAGGGTGAGCGGAAGAGCCAGCAGGTCTACAAGTCCATCTGGGATTACATCGACCGGCTGAACAAGAAAGCCCCCATCTTCTTCAACTACATGTATGCCCCTGAGGATGGGGAG GTGCTAAGGCCGTACAGCAACATTTCCAACCTGAAGGTGTGGGACTACTACACGGAGGAGACGCTTTCCGAGGGCCCCTCCTACGACTGGGAGCTGACGCAGGGGCAGCCGGAGCACATGGAGGAGGCGGATCGGCAGGACACCAGTGCCCCCCAGACCAAGCGCAAGATCATCTGGCCATGCTACGACAACCGCAGCCGCGTGGAGCCCGACGCCATCTCCAAACTGCTGGAG GAGCTGCACAACCTGGAGATGGAGCTGGGGCAGATCCCGGAGCGCTGGAAGGACACGTGGGACAAGGTCAAAGCTTCCCAGCGCACGGAGGCGCGGCAGGAGGGCAGCCGG acccccagctccctgctgatgTCCTCCGGGCTCTCCCACCACCGGCGCTCGCTGGGTGTCTACCTGCAGGAGAGCGGGGTGGGCTCCACCCTCAACCTCAGCCTCGACAGCGACACCAGCAGCACCTCCACCCCCTCCAGCGGGAAGCAGGGCGGCCGCAAGAGCACCAGCACGCTCTACAGCCAGTTCCAGATGTCGGAGAGCGAGAACAG GTCCTACGAGGGGTCTCTGTACAAGAAAGGAGCCTTCATGAAACCGTGGAAGTCTCGCTGGTTCGTGCTGGATAAAACCAAACATCAG CTGCGGTACTACGACAGCCGGATGGACACGGAGTGCAAAGGGGTGATCGACCTGGCTGACGTGGAGTCCATCACCCCAGGAACCCCCACCATGGGGGCCCCCAAGACGGTGGACGAGAAAGCCTTCTTCGAT ctgAAGACGACGAAACGAGTTTACAATTTCTGCGCCCAGGATGTGCAGCTGGCCCAGCAGTGGATCGACCGCATCCAGAGCTGCTTGTCGGACGCGTGA